Below is a genomic region from Cyprinus carpio isolate SPL01 chromosome B6, ASM1834038v1, whole genome shotgun sequence.
aaaatgagaaatcaCTGTTGGATAGATAGTGTTGTCATTCCTCTACCAAGTCAGCAGGAGGGGGCATGAGTCCACGAGGATTCAGATTTGCCACCAAGCACACATCATAACTGTCATGCATCAGAGCCTGCTTTGCCACCACAGTCCATACATTTTCCCAGGGATCCAACTGCAGGATGTCTTTAGTGATGGTATCATGACGATCTTCGAAAAGAATGGAgtacatgtttaattaaatgttgtaaATGAGTGTTGTATTGCATTTTGTGATTGCATGAATTTAACATCAGGTTGAAGGCTGAAGTAAATGAACTGATACTgatattacaatacatattttaccTGCTCCTTTGTAGTATCCACAGACATAAAGTTTTCCATCAACAACACCAGCATTTGATGCATTGCTGCGAAGTGATAGGAGAGGCCAAGGTAAAGGAGGACCATCCCTCCAGAAATCCCCATCAGGGTTGTAGATCTCCAATACATGAAGGCAGTGACGTGATTGGCCACGATCCACACCTTCACACCCAATACCACCTGCAGGAGGAGACACTGAAATTCATTCATGGGCAATGCCtaagttgtttttattactttttcccCCTTAAGGTGAATcaacaaatgaaaaactgaaacaagCAACATTCTGAAAATGACATCAGGGTCACATGGGTGAGATTATGCTTTCATGAAAGTTAGTGAACCATTGTAATGATAACTACTTTCATAAGCTTCTTGTGTTGAGCAGTATTAAGTTAATCCACATGTCTCACTGTATGGAAATATAAACccacaatcacaaaaaaatgatCCTTTATTTAGAATAAGTTATTACATTGTACTCATCCTGTTAACACTCACCCAGTACATAGATTTCCCCATTGAGTGTGACTGCACTGCAACGgtattttgaatatttcataGGGCCAAGTTCACTCCATTTGTTGGTTTCTGGGTCATACTCAAGCAGGCGATTACTCATACGGTCAGGCTCGTCATCTGTGCGGTATGACTGTCGTTCATGAGACATGGCAGGACAGGTGCAttagagggaaagagagaaggcAATAAACAGACAGTTACTATGATACccacttgtttttattttccaaattataGTAACTTATTTCGTTTGCACCATCAATGTTACATTCTCATGACTCTtcttgtgtaatatatatttgcAGATTGTACCATAAAGATGACAAATTTGCACTATTTTTCTATATTACCTGTGGCGTCCGTCCACCGAGCACATACAGGCGGCCCTTCATCCGAACTACGCTGTGATAGGCCAGTGGCATGGGCAGAGGAGCAGCGCTACGCCATGGTCCACCCTGTAGAGACCAGCGCTCAACACTGTTGGTGATGAGGAACTGGTTCTTCAGCTTCATTTGACCCCCAATCAGGTAGAGGTTTTCTCCCAAAGAGCCCAATGCGTAAGAATCACGATACTCTGCTGAGCTCAAGTGTTTCCAGGATCCTTGAGCCTCCTTGTTGTACCTGAAAGGGACATAGCAAATATTAGATTCTTGAACTGTGCGTTTTACTGTCTGTGAAAATGTGGTAGATTTTatctcatttaaattttaaattctaatcTTAATTTTAGGTGCTCTAATAGTTTAAGGTTTGGCTGCATTTATATAATGTTGAAAAGATATCTTTTTGGCTGCATAtgtataatgttgaaaacatatcttatattattttaattttctcctGCCAAAGCCTCACATGAAAATCTCGacatttctgtctttctgtcttgaCATCCTTCTTGCTCCCAGCTCTCCTGCAACAATAATGTCATTCCTCTCAGTCACCACCCCAGCAAAGACATATCCAAGTGCATCACCATATCTTGGGGAGGTGATGAAAAGGGTCCTTCCTGTTTTGGGAGCATAACAGAAGCTACGCTCTGTGTAGCTTCCATAACGTGAGCGAATGCCTCCGCCATCATTACCAATGCAGAGCAGGAGGTCTGTGGTCTCCATGCCATAGCGCAACTTCAGTCGACGGGGTGGACCATCTAAATCCAAGCTCGCTGCTTGAACTGCCTCTTCTATTATCTGAAGACATTCGGCATCAGCTAGAAGTGCCGTGTTCCGTTTCAAAGTGCCCTTCAAGTAATCTGCACCCACCAGTGGAAGACGTACCTTCTTTAAGAGTTCTGGAAGGTGCCTGGCCCGGTTCTCTTCCTCTGAGCCTATAGCCCCTGGACAGTACTTCACCCAGCGCATCACCACATCCAAAATGCTCTCTTCCCGTGAAACATTGAGATCGTCTGAGCCCAATAATGCCCCTAACTGGTGTGCCTCCAACTCCAGCACTTCCTCCCCAAGGCACACTTCAGTGAAGTGCTGTCGCAGATAGCGCTGAGCCTGGTCGGCCAACTCTTCCGCCCCTAGATCACGGGCGTAATAATAGATGCCAAGGCAATTGGAAGCATCCATGTTGTCGATCATGTAGATATGACAACGACTGAAAACATCATCCATCTGTAGAAGAAAAGCGGCAACAGAGATTCCCTGCACATTGGCTGCGGTGAGTGGAAGATTGGAGCTGTACATGTATTCCAGCAGAAGGGCCAGGCTTGGGGCCGGCATGTCTCTTAACACCACCTGACGGTTGGTGCACTCACGTAGGCCACAGGTGAACATTACACGGAAGTAGGGACTGAAGGCGGAAAGCACCGCACGGTGGCATGGGAAGCTAACACCTTCAGCGACTAGAACCACATCTGTTAACTGTTCAGCACCCCGCATTCGATTTAGCTGTTCCAACAGCGTCAAACCATGCTTGGCTCTCAaatccattttgttttgtttttgtttgttgtttttttttttgtctctggaTAACTTATAACTAGAGAAGTGTTACCGTTAACCTAAATACATCCTGGAGGTCCTTCAAAAGTTGTATCTGaagagatataaaaaataaaataattattagccAGTGCAGCTAAATGAAACCTGGCAGCAACATACTAGTGCCCATAGGAAAgaagtgagatctctttaacatctaaaatatttctcctagacagaaatgaggttactttaagatttttggagatttttgcttgagtctcctgattctcaaacttgtctctttaaagctttagaatagatctcaacaacatcacactgtgctcagatatttaaacttagctagagactctggatctcttaCATTTGTCCCCTCAAATGTTTAGATTAGAGATCTCAAGAACATCATGCACTGtgcttagatttttctttttagctAAATAATTTGGaggtctcatatttgtctcctgtaatgctttagaagagatctcaaccactttacaaagtgtgcatcaaGTCAAGTACTTGAAAGGCACTAAATGAAGGCGGGAAATCATAAATTCAGAGTTAAAGGCTGtattgagagagaaattatgcagaaataaggaTAATGTTTTTATAGGACAATGTTTAAGTACTTATAGGCACAtaatttgttgttggaaatagtaatgtaccggatgccttaatcaaaactgatgtacaaatataaatataacccTGGAGCTTTCTTTGCTGA
It encodes:
- the kbtbd12 gene encoding kelch repeat and BTB domain-containing protein 12; the encoded protein is MDLRAKHGLTLLEQLNRMRGAEQLTDVVLVAEGVSFPCHRAVLSAFSPYFRVMFTCGLRECTNRQVVLRDMPAPSLALLLEYMYSSNLPLTAANVQGISVAAFLLQMDDVFSRCHIYMIDNMDASNCLGIYYYARDLGAEELADQAQRYLRQHFTEVCLGEEVLELEAHQLGALLGSDDLNVSREESILDVVMRWVKYCPGAIGSEEENRARHLPELLKKVRLPLVGADYLKGTLKRNTALLADAECLQIIEEAVQAASLDLDGPPRRLKLRYGMETTDLLLCIGNDGGGIRSRYGSYTERSFCYAPKTGRTLFITSPRYGDALGYVFAGVVTERNDIIVAGELGARRMSRQKDRNVEIFMYNKEAQGSWKHLSSAEYRDSYALGSLGENLYLIGGQMKLKNQFLITNSVERWSLQGGPWRSAAPLPMPLAYHSVVRMKGRLYVLGGRTPQSYRTDDEPDRMSNRLLEYDPETNKWSELGPMKYSKYRCSAVTLNGEIYVLGGIGCEGVDRGQSRHCLHVLEIYNPDGDFWRDGPPLPWPLLSLRSNASNAGVVDGKLYVCGYYKGADRHDTITKDILQLDPWENVWTVVAKQALMHDSYDVCLVANLNPRGLMPPPADLVEE